One genomic window of Saccopteryx bilineata isolate mSacBil1 chromosome 4, mSacBil1_pri_phased_curated, whole genome shotgun sequence includes the following:
- the C4H5orf24 gene encoding UPF0461 protein C5orf24 homolog isoform X1, whose translation MMHPVASSNPAFCGPGKPSCLNEDAMRAADQFDIYSSQQSKYSHTVSHKPMVCQRQDPLNETHLQTTSGRSIEIKDELKKKKNLNRSGKRGRPSGTTKSAGYRTSTGRPLGTTKAAGFKTSPGRPLGTTKAAGYKVSPGRPPGSIKALSRLADLGYGCGTAAFPYPMMHGRAVHGVEEASSEVKPPNE comes from the coding sequence ATGATGCATCCTGTTGCCAGCAGTAATCCAGCTTTCTGTGGGCCTGGTAAGCCTTCCTGCCTCAATGAAGATGCCATGAGAGCTGCTGATCAGTTTGACATATATTCCTCCCAGCAAAGCAAATATAGCCACACAGTCAGCCACAAACCAATGGTTTGTCAGAGGCAAGACCCATTAAATGAAACGCACTTGCAGACTACCAGTGGCAGAAGCATAGAGATAAAAGatgaactaaagaaaaagaaaaatctcaatcgATCTGGTAAGCGTGGCCGGCCTTCTGGAACCACCAAATCAGCAGGATACCGAACCAGCACAGGCAGACCCTTGGGAACCACCAAAGCGGCTGGATTTAAGACAAGTCCAGGCAGACCTTTGGGTACAACCAAAGCTGCGGGATACAAAGTCAGCCCAGGGAGACCTCCAGGTAGCATTAAAGCTCTATCCCGTCTTGCCGATCTTGGTTATGGCTGCGGCACTGCTGCTTTTCCTTACCCTATGATGCATGGTAGAGCGGTTCACGGGGTAGAGGAAGCCAGCAGCGAAGTCAAGCCACCCAATGAGTGA
- the C4H5orf24 gene encoding UPF0461 protein C5orf24 homolog isoform X2, whose product MMHPVASSNPAFCGPGKPSCLNEDAMRAADQFDIYSSQQSKYSHTVSHKPMVCQRQDPLNETHLQTTSGRSIEIKDELKKKKNLNRSGKRGRPSGTTKSAGYRTSTGRPLGTTKAAGFKTSPGRPLGTTKAAGYKVSPGRPPGKKQQAFRCSSDA is encoded by the exons ATGATGCATCCTGTTGCCAGCAGTAATCCAGCTTTCTGTGGGCCTGGTAAGCCTTCCTGCCTCAATGAAGATGCCATGAGAGCTGCTGATCAGTTTGACATATATTCCTCCCAGCAAAGCAAATATAGCCACACAGTCAGCCACAAACCAATGGTTTGTCAGAGGCAAGACCCATTAAATGAAACGCACTTGCAGACTACCAGTGGCAGAAGCATAGAGATAAAAGatgaactaaagaaaaagaaaaatctcaatcgATCTGGTAAGCGTGGCCGGCCTTCTGGAACCACCAAATCAGCAGGATACCGAACCAGCACAGGCAGACCCTTGGGAACCACCAAAGCGGCTGGATTTAAGACAAGTCCAGGCAGACCTTTGGGTACAACCAAAGCTGCGGGATACAAAGTCAGCCCAGGGAGACCTCCAG GAAAAAAGCAGCAAGCCTTCAGGTGTTCCAGTGATGCCTGA